From a region of the Bacteroidia bacterium genome:
- a CDS encoding AI-2E family transporter, producing the protein MLSSIENEKLAQRIFLAVLVGLGLIIFYSLSDLLSVFLTSIIFYVLGKPVIGFFENRLKLNTTLSIWIFMLISIVVIVLPVILVSNAFYAKLKFLLQDVSIDTSLMSIDNKLFSLIGIRLISPDNIQKIQEFATSIFANMLSESANFMANTLIMYFIVYYMLQNSENIETWISEHLEFSPEDLAVLGKELEVQIYSNALGTPILAILQGIVACFGYWLFNVPDPFFWGLISGAFSLIPFVGTTLIWLPAGLIKLMQDQTLEGIGILAYGGIVISMVDNLFRFVFQKRIADVHPLITILGVLGGLKLFGLAGLIFGPLMLSYFLILLKIYRKLGHSTRDSEAEMPVEK; encoded by the coding sequence TAAGTGTATTCCTTACTTCCATCATTTTTTATGTTTTAGGAAAACCTGTCATTGGATTTTTCGAAAATCGTTTAAAGTTAAACACCACCCTGTCTATCTGGATTTTTATGCTAATTAGCATCGTGGTAATCGTTTTGCCGGTAATCTTGGTTAGCAATGCCTTTTATGCCAAATTGAAGTTTTTACTGCAGGATGTATCCATCGATACCAGCTTAATGTCCATCGACAACAAGCTGTTTTCGTTGATTGGTATCAGGCTGATTAGTCCGGATAATATCCAAAAAATCCAGGAATTTGCCACTTCCATTTTTGCTAACATGCTATCTGAATCGGCCAATTTTATGGCCAATACCTTGATCATGTATTTCATTGTTTACTACATGCTTCAAAATTCAGAGAATATAGAAACATGGATTTCTGAACATTTGGAGTTCTCCCCTGAAGATTTAGCCGTATTAGGAAAAGAACTGGAGGTTCAGATTTATTCCAATGCTTTAGGCACGCCCATTTTAGCCATTTTACAAGGTATTGTTGCCTGTTTTGGTTATTGGCTTTTTAATGTTCCCGATCCATTTTTTTGGGGACTAATTTCAGGGGCCTTTTCCTTAATTCCTTTTGTTGGTACCACCTTAATTTGGCTACCTGCAGGCTTAATTAAACTGATGCAAGATCAAACCCTGGAAGGGATTGGTATTTTGGCTTATGGCGGAATTGTAATTTCGATGGTAGATAATTTATTTCGCTTTGTTTTTCAAAAACGAATTGCCGATGTGCACCCCTTAATTACCATTTTGGGCGTTTTGGGCGGACTCAAATTATTTGGTTTAGCCGGTTTAATTTTCGGACCTCTCATGCTGTCTTATTTTCTGATTTTACTTAAAATCTATAGAAAGCTAGGTCATTCAACCCGGGATTCGGAAGCGGAAATGCCCGTAGAAAAATGA